From a single Papaver somniferum cultivar HN1 unplaced genomic scaffold, ASM357369v1 unplaced-scaffold_19, whole genome shotgun sequence genomic region:
- the LOC113338510 gene encoding uncharacterized protein LOC113338510 has product MNVGGVLISGIHAAFLDADRKELWVELEKMNEKKGGREPLRVTMQDFPEVLNVFNLIHAPSSCGGEKYSDHSPLLGSCVNIPKLKNLPFRVLKIWLEYEDFKRLIKEIWKEEVRGNPMFVFMQKMKIMKLKIKEWNWAVFGDIRVKLAKAGEEVLEATLISDKSLNNITLLNNLVVTRGKQEILTQQYQSILQQKSREKWLKDGATNTIFFHTSIKIRQNVNAITELEDDNGTISTDE; this is encoded by the exons ATGAATGTGGGTGGAGTTTTAATTTCTGGTATACATGCTGCTTTTTTGGATGCTGATAGAAAGGAATTATGGGTAgagttggagaaaatga ATGAGAAGAAGGGTGGAAGAGAACCTTTAAGAGTGACAATGCAAGATTTCCCTGAAGTGTTGAATGTTTTCAATTTAATACATGCTCCTAGTTCATG TGGGGGTGAGAAGTATTCTGATCACAGTCCTTTGCTGGGTTCTTGTGTTAATATCcctaaacttaaaaatcttccttTTAGAGTGCTAAAAATTTGGTTAGAATATGAGGATTTCAAGAGATTGATAAAAGAAATATGGAAGGAGGAAGTGAGAGGTAATCCTATGTTTGTCTTTATGCAGAAAATGAAGATTATGAAGTTAAAAATTAAGGAGTGGAACTGGGCTGTCTTTGGAGATATTAGAGTGAAATTAGCAAAGGCAGGGGAGGAGGTTTTAGAAGCAACTTTAATATCAGACAAGAGTCTAAATAATATTACCTTATTGAATAATTTGGTTGTGACCAGAGGGAAACAGGAAATTCTAACTCAGCAATATCAATCAATTCTGCAGCAAAAATCTAGAGAGAAGTGGTTAAAGGATGGAGCAACAAATACAATATTCTTCCATACATCAATTAAAATAAGGCAAAATGTAAATGCTATAACTGAACTTGAGGATGATAATGGCACCATCAGTACTGATGAATAA